One Castanea sativa cultivar Marrone di Chiusa Pesio chromosome 4, ASM4071231v1 DNA window includes the following coding sequences:
- the LOC142631094 gene encoding uncharacterized protein LOC142631094 → MANEGSKGGVGTSGANGSRNNLTHQGKKKGRGPTRNLKLAKEFKGGERYEIGWLNGRPVGPHSHDLINECTTLVRAQQNVPLKFTDWKKVPYINKRKLFDKVLEYFKVEGREQEVWRQMGSSYSNYRDSLKKKWFKPYGEAIEEARANVPPGLEKDDWNCLVDLWNQKDYMDLCLKNKENRDKNDIIHTSGSKSFQQRRAEEKEKTGHSPNRIELFDITHVQANGQAVNESTQDALVALRNLTTQVNEGALQISQDQMFVEVFGPERHGRVRGYGAGVTPTMLWGSSSSRMYDLEKRLQESEQKRLKSEHKRIEADAELKGEVKHLKSMLEQQAIQMVEQRRHFEEQQASQMAEQRAHYDNMMMRMFSYITSQSAQSSSDH, encoded by the exons ATGGCAAATGAAGGTAGCAAAGGAGGAGTTGGCACAAGTGGTGCTAATGGAAGTAGAAATAATCTGACTCATCAAG GGAAGAAGAAAGGGCGTGGGCCTACTCGAAATCTTAAACTGGCCAAAGAGTTCAAGGGAGGGGAAAGATATGAGATTGGTTGGTTGAATGGAAGACCTGTAGGGCCTCATTCTCATgatttaataaatgaatgtaCAACACTTGTTAGGGCACAACAAAATGTACCTCTAAAGTTCACAGATTGGAAAAAAGTACCATACATCAACAAGAGGAAGCTTTTTGATAAAGTATTG GAGTATTTCAAAGTTGAGGGTCGAGAGCAAGAGGTTTGGCGACAAATGGGTAGCTCTTACTCAAATTATCGTGactccctaaaaaaaaagtggtttaaGCCATATGGTGAAGCAATTGAAGAGGCACGAGCAAATGTTCCACCCGGACTCGAGAAGGATGATTGGAATTGTCTCGTGGATTTGTGGAACCAGAAAGATTATATG GACTTGTGtttgaaaaacaaggaaaatcgGGACAAAAACGATATTATTCACACTTCTGGTTCAAAAAGTTTCCAACAACGTAGAGCTGAAGAG AAAGAGAAGACAGGTCATAGCCCTAATAGAATTGAATTATTTGACATCACTCATGTGCAAGCTAATGGGCAAGCAGTGAATGAATCAACACAAGATGCATTG gtggCATTGAGGAATCTTACTACTCAAGTGAATGAGGGGGCATTGCAAATATCTCAAGATCAAATGTTTGTGGAGGTGTTTGGACCTGAGCGTCATGGACGAGTTCGTGGCTATGGGGCTGGAGTCACTCCTACCATGTTATGGGGTTCCTCCTCATCTAGAATGTATGATCTTGAGAAGCGACTCCAAGAATCTGAACAAAAACGCTTAAAATCTGAACACAAACGAATAGAGGCTGATGCAGAGTTGAAAGGAGAAGTAAAGCACCTCAAAAGCATGCTCGAACAACAAGCTATTCAAATGGTAGAACAAAGAAGACATTTTGAGGAACAACAAGCTAGTCAAATGGCTGAACAAAGAGCACATTATGACAATATGATGATGCGGATGTTCAGTTATATCACCTCGCAATCAGCCCAATCTAGTAGTGATCACTAA
- the LOC142631093 gene encoding uncharacterized protein LOC142631093, with the protein MTWHHDKRVDDGLLRHPADSKAWKNFDEIHESFSSEKRNVRLGLASDGFNPYGNMRTTHSTWPIVLVPYNLPPWMCMKQSYFMLALLIPGPTGPGIKIDIYLQPLIDELNKLWEVGVTTFDFSRNQNFNMRAAVLWTINDFPAYRILFGWNTMGALACPSCHNETSSSYLQNGRKFCFMGHRRFLPIKHRWRLESKKFYGKKEIGLSPKQLSGDDVLSQLCDLEFLIFRNGVKKRKHDELNEKDNWLKKSIFFKLPYWRTLLLRNNLDVMHIEKNVCDSIIGTLMSTKKKTKDNLNSRLDLKAMGIREELHPISCGEYLKLPSACYTLSVDEQRDFCGFLKEVKFPDGYSSNIARCVNLKDRKISGLKSQDCHILLETLLPLAIDGLLPEEVSVKVSKPLIMLSNFFKALCSKVLSVDDLEKMESQISIALCQLEMIFPPSFFDVMMHLPIHLAGEAMIVGPVQYRWMYPIERYLQTLKNYVRNPAYPEGSIAEGYLIDECLTFCSRYFHGIETQFNRVERNWDGNRLQPYEGLPIFSPSGRALGRGYVSRQLSQEEWMQAHLYVLKNYDEVLPYIEEHKYMIQQASVKNVENRHKKQFREWFESHITQLYDERKVSKQLFDLARGPLEKAVCYNGYIVNGFRFRKNEVDCSRRTQSYGVLVKGDASTGNRDYYGVLIDIIELHYMGGNKIAMFKCEWRDVDHCGRGIMVDKYGRTLMNVTRSLKSNEPFVLACQAEQVFYVKSIRNPQWHFVIKTEPRNYYNMPSPKEENDDDEEDDDQEPYQQNDSHGHQMGFTSTDDQDDAIISLDRVDIPSRLVDMDDVDMN; encoded by the exons ATGACTTGGCATCATGATAAGCGTGTTGATGATGGTCTATTAAGACATCCAGCTGACTCTAAGGCATGGAAAAATTTTGATGAGATACACGAGTCATTTTCTTCTGAGAAGCGCAATGTTAGGTTGGGTTTAGCAAGTGATGGGTTTAATCCATATGGAAACATGAGAACCACTCATAGCACATGGCCCATTGTCCTTGTTCCGTATAATTTACCACCATGGATGTGTATGAAGCAATCTTATTTTATGCTAGCATTGCTCATTCCAGGACCGACAGGTCCGGgaattaaaattgatatttatttgCAACCATTAATTGATGAGCTGAACAAATTATGGGAAGTTGGTGTTACTACTTTTGACTTCTCtagaaatcaaaatttcaatatgCGTGCAGCAGTTTTATGGACAATTAATGACTTCCCAGCATATAGGATTCTTTTTGGTTGGAATACAATGGGTGCTTTGGCATGTCCTTCTTGTCATAATGAAACAAGTTCTTCCTATTTGCAAAATGGAAGAAAGTTTTGTTTCATGGGGCATCGACGCTTCTTGCCAATCAAGCATAGATGGAGATTGGAATCTAAGAAATTTTATGGTAAGAAAGAGATTGGTTTATCCCCTAAACAACTATCTGGAGATGATGTGCTTAGTCAATTATGTGATCTTGAATTCTTGATATTTAGGAACGGTGTGAAGAAGAGAAAACATGATGAGTTAAATGAAAAAGATAATTGGTTGAAGAagagtatatttttcaaattaccATATTGGAGAACTTTATTATTGAGAAATAATTTAGATGTTATGCACATTGAGAAGAATGTGTGTGATAGTATAATCGGGACATTGATGAGtactaagaaaaaaacaaaagataacttGAATTCTCGTCTTGATCTAAAAGCCATGGGCATTAGGGAGGAACTACATCCAATATCGTGTGGGGAATATTTAAAGCTCCCATCTGCATGTTATACTTTATCTGTCGACGAGCAAAGAGATTTTTGTGGATTCTTAAAGGAGGTAAAGTTTCCTGATGGTTATTCCTCAAACATTGCTAGATGTGTGAATCTAAAAGACCGGAAGATATCTGGACTTAAGAGCCAGGATTGCCATATCTTATTAGAGACCTTACTTCCTTTAGCAATTGATGGATTGCTGCCAGAAGAAGTGTCTGTAAAAGTGTCTAAACCACTAATTATGCTGAGTAATTTCTTTAAAGCACTTTGCTCAAAGGTGCTAAGTGTGGATGACTTGGAGAAAATGGAATCTCAAATTTCAATAGCACTTTGTCAGTTGGAAATGATATTCCCACCATCAttttttgatgttatgatgcaTTTACCTATTCACCTAGCTGGTGAAGCTATGATTGTTGGACCTGTCCAATATAGGTGGATGTACCCGATAGAAAGATACTTGCAAACACTAAAGAATTATGTTCGTAATCCTGCCTATCCAGAGGGTTCTATTGCAGAAGGGTATTTGATAGATGAATGCTTGACATTTTGCTCAAGATACTTTCATGGTATTGAGACTCAATTTAATCGAGTTGAACGAAATTGGGATGGAAATCGTTTACAGCCATATGAAGGATTGCCCATTTTTTCTCCAAGTGGTCGTGCTTTAGGTAGGGGATATGTCTCACGTCAACTTAGTCAAGAAGAGTGGATGCAAGCACATTTATATGTCTTGAAAAACTACGATGAAGTGCTCCCATATATTGA GGAGCACAAGTACATGATTCAACAAGCAAGTGTTAAGAATGTAGAGAATCGACATAAAAAACAGTTTCGAGAGTGGTTTGAAAGTCAC ATTACTCAATTATATGATGAAAGGAAAGTGAGCAAGCAACTCTTTGATTTGGCTCGTGGACCATTAGAAAAAGCTGTATGTTATAATGGGTATATTGTCAATGGTTTTAGATTTCGAAAAAATGAAGTCGATTGTAGCAGAAGAACTCAAAGTTATGGAGTCTTGGTAAAAGGAGATGCAAGTACGGGCAATCGTGATTATTACGGTGTTTTAATTGATATCATTGAGTTACACTACATGGGAGGCAATAAGATTGCAATGTTTAAATGTGAATGGAGGGATGTTGACCATTGTGGTAGAGGAATTATGGTTGACAAGTATGGCCGAACTCTTATGAATGTAACACGTTCATTAAAGAGTAATGAACCTTTTGTGTTAGCATGCCAAGCCGAGCAAGTATTTTATGTGAAAAGCATAAGGAATCCTCAGTGGcattttgttataaaaacaGAACCTCGAAATTATTACAATATGCCATCTCCAAAGGAggaaaatgatgatgatgaagaagatgatgatcaAGAGCCATACCAACAGAATGATTCACATGGGCATCAAATGGGTTTCACAAGTACTGATGATCAAGATGATGCTATTATTTCATTAGATAGGGTGGACATACCTAGCAGACTTGTGGATATGGATGATGTTGATATGAATTAA